A stretch of Garra rufa chromosome 11, GarRuf1.0, whole genome shotgun sequence DNA encodes these proteins:
- the LOC141345420 gene encoding SERTA domain-containing protein 3-like, with product MVAKGQKRKLRREDEGGGSAWESQLQSVLDISMDKFHRDQALVEPCLLRSVLINNTLRQVQSEVRAQVESLSAVKIPTQTKNQIGLLPEPDFPKMSPPSDHTPLLSLNTGNMEDDFMAWTSEEDFSLSSAISAILKDLDTVIDANQGPCASQRAPLSSVENLTQYPLSGLRTERMSDMASSIKTEAMCSGCPQDVALDKLLLDMDTSVFEPEVNLLQGFSVTADDLVKYLPSLSKSPSASSSSSLASHSQATWEIQEIEHVMDILMRTYPQS from the coding sequence ATGGTGGCCAAGGGACAGAAGCGCAAACTCCGCAGGGAGGACGAGGGAGGAGGATCTGCGTGGGAAAGTCAGCTCCAATCCGTGTTGGACATCTCCATGGATAAGTTCCACCGTGACCAGGCTCTCGTTGAGCCCTGCTTATTACGGTCGGTTCTGATCAACAACACGCTGCGGCAGGTTCAGTCCGAGGTCCGAGCGCAAGTTGAATCCCTGTCTGCTGTAAAAATTCCCacacaaacaaaaaatcaaaTCGGGTTGCTTCCAGAGCCTGATTTTCCCAAAATGTCCCCTCCATCTGACCATACACCTCTGTTGTCACTGAATACTGGAAATATGGAAGACGATTTCATGGCCTGGACTTCAGAGGAGGATTTTTCTTTATCTTCAGCCATTTCTGCCATTCTCAAAGATCTAGATACAGTTATAGATGCCAATCAAGGGCCTTGTGCATCTCAACGGGCTCCGCTCAGCTCTGTAGAGAACCTAACTCAATATCCTCTGTCAGGTTTGAGGACTGAAAGAATGTCCGACATGGCATCGTCCATCAAAACAGAGGCCATGTGTTCAGGTTGTCCTCAAGATGTAGCTCTAGACAAACTTCTCTTAGACATGGACACATCTGTGTTTGAGCCGGAGGTGAACCTCCTGCAAGGTTTCTCCGTCACAGCTGACGATCTAGTGAAGTATCTGCCATCCCTGTCCAAATCGCCATCAGCGTCTTCTTCCTCATCTTTAGCCTCTCACAGTCAGGCCACGTGGGAAATCCAGGAGATAGAGCATGTTATGGACATCCTGATGCGAACATACCcgcaaagctga
- the LOC141345918 gene encoding flavin reductase (NADPH)-like — protein MSDAIKNVAIFGSTGMTGLATLPIAVAAGYNVTVLVRDAARLPPDHKASRVVVGDVLNKDDVKKTMEGQDAVIIILGTRNDLSPTTMMSEGTRNILEVMKARGIRKVIACMSAFLLWDRAKVPPRLVPVTEDHDRMYTVLKESGLDYVAVMPPHIASDKPLTEKYTVTENMLKGRVISKYDLGHYFVKCLSTSEWDGKTVGVCGEYS, from the exons ATGTCTGATGCTATAAAAAATGTGGCAATTTTCGGCAGCACGGGAATGACGGGGTTAGCGACCTTACCTATCGCAGTGGCCGCAG GTTACAATGTGACTGTGCTGGTGAGAGACGCTGCAAGGCTTCCTCCAGACCACAAGGCCTCCAGAGTTGTCGTAGGAGACGTTCTGAACAAAGATGATGTGAAGAAGACCATGGAGGGTCAGGATGCAGTCATCATCATTCTGGGGACAAGAAATGATCTGAGT CCCACCACGATGATGTCTGAGGGAACCCGGAACATTCTGGAGGTCATGAAAGCCCGTGGAATCCGCAAAGTTATTGCATGCATGTCAG CGTTCCTCTTGTGGGATCGTGCCAAAGTTCCTCCTCGTCTGGTGCCGGTCACTGAAGATCATGACCGAATGTACACTGTCCTGAAGGAGTCAGGATTGGACTATGTAGCTGTCATGCCTCCACATATCGCAA GTGACAAACCTCTGACAGAAAAATACACTGTGACTGAGAACATGTTAAAAGGAAGAGTTATCTCCAAATATGACCTGGGCCATTACTTTGTCAAGTGCCTTTCCACTTCTGAATGGGATGGAAAAACCGTTGGAGTTTGTGGAGAATATAGTTAA